In a genomic window of Nostoc sp. UHCC 0870:
- a CDS encoding Rpn family recombination-promoting nuclease/putative transposase, giving the protein MFDNVCRFLAESFSADFATWLLGESVALTQLSPSELSLEPIRADALILLQSDEFVLHIEFQTEPKADIPFRMTDYRLRVYRKFPKKRMRQIVIYLQPTTSELVQQTAFVLENTRHEFGVIRLWEQPSDIFLNTPGLLPFATLSQTEDKTRTLQQVAEAIEQINDTRIQNNIAASTAILAGLVLNKKLIKRLLRSDAMRESVIYQDIQQEKALAIVTRLLRRKVGTVPPAQLLKIQALESTQLDDLAEALLDFSSLADLEAWLVQHQG; this is encoded by the coding sequence ATGTTTGATAACGTCTGTCGCTTTTTAGCAGAGTCATTTTCCGCCGATTTCGCCACCTGGTTACTCGGTGAATCTGTTGCACTCACTCAACTCAGTCCATCAGAATTATCCCTCGAACCGATTCGAGCGGATGCTTTAATTCTGTTACAGTCAGATGAATTTGTCCTGCATATCGAATTCCAAACCGAACCAAAAGCCGACATTCCTTTTCGGATGACGGATTATCGGTTAAGGGTGTATCGCAAATTTCCCAAAAAGCGGATGCGTCAGATTGTGATTTATCTCCAACCCACCACATCCGAATTAGTGCAGCAAACAGCCTTTGTGTTAGAAAATACCCGTCATGAATTTGGAGTGATTCGTCTTTGGGAGCAACCCAGTGACATATTTTTAAACACTCCGGGTTTGTTACCGTTCGCAACCCTGAGCCAAACTGAGGATAAAACACGCACATTACAGCAGGTTGCAGAAGCTATTGAGCAAATAAACGACACCCGAATCCAAAATAATATTGCTGCGTCAACGGCAATCTTAGCTGGGCTAGTATTAAACAAGAAACTGATCAAAAGGTTATTACGGAGTGATGCTATGCGCGAGTCTGTAATTTATCAGGATATTCAGCAGGAAAAAGCTTTGGCGATTGTGACGCGACTACTTCGCCGTAAAGTTGGAACTGTTCCACCTGCACAGCTATTGAAAATCCAAGCTTTGGAATCAACGCAGTTAGATGATTTAGCAGAGGCTTTACTTGATTTTTCGAGTTTAGCAGATTTAGAAGCTTGGTTAGTGCAACATCAAGGTTAA